One Salifodinibacter halophilus genomic window, GTCGACCGACTTGGAGCCCAGGGTGTTGGCCTCGCGGTTGAATTCCTGCAGCAGGAAATCCAGGCGCCGGCCGACCGCTTCGCGCAGCTTGAGCACGCGCCGGGCTTCGGCGACGTGCGATTGCAGCCGGTCGAGCTCTTCGTCGACGTCGAGCTTTTGCAGCCACAGAACCAGTTCCTGCTCCAGGCGGCCGTTGTCGGTCGGCTGGACCAGGTCGGCCAGGCGGGTTTCCAGCTT contains:
- a CDS encoding DUF1732 domain-containing protein, which produces KLETRLADLVQPTDNGRLEQELVLWLQKLDVDEELDRLQSHVAEARRVLKLREAVGRRLDFLLQEFNREANTLGSKSVD